A stretch of Paracoccus sp. N5 DNA encodes these proteins:
- the rfbA gene encoding glucose-1-phosphate thymidylyltransferase RfbA, with protein sequence MTQTVPPARKGIILAGGSGTRLYPITMGVSKQLLPIYDKPMVFYPITVLMLAGIREIAIITTPEDQLQFQRLLGDGSQWGLRFEYLVQPSPDGLAQAYLLAEAFLAGAPSAMVLGDNIFFGHGLPVLLAAADSRPSGGTVFGYRVADPERYGVVAFDPDGKASAIIEKPEVPPSDYAVTGLYFLDGTAPARAREVKPSARGELEITTLLETYLHEGSLTVERMGRGFAWLDTGTHASLLDAGNFVRTLEQRQGLQTGCPEEIAFEAGWISADDLRARAKLFSKNAYGKYLLRVLGEAG encoded by the coding sequence ATGACCCAGACCGTTCCGCCCGCGCGCAAGGGCATCATCCTGGCCGGGGGCTCGGGCACCCGGCTCTATCCGATCACCATGGGCGTGTCGAAGCAGTTGCTGCCGATCTATGACAAGCCGATGGTGTTCTATCCGATCACCGTGCTGATGCTGGCCGGCATCCGCGAGATCGCCATCATCACCACGCCCGAGGACCAGCTCCAGTTCCAGCGCCTGCTGGGCGACGGCAGCCAATGGGGCTTGCGTTTCGAATACCTGGTGCAGCCTTCGCCCGACGGGCTGGCGCAGGCCTATCTGCTGGCCGAGGCGTTCCTGGCGGGCGCGCCCTCGGCCATGGTGCTGGGCGACAACATCTTCTTCGGCCACGGCCTGCCGGTGCTGCTGGCCGCCGCCGACAGCCGCCCGAGCGGCGGCACCGTCTTCGGCTATCGCGTCGCCGACCCCGAGCGCTATGGCGTCGTCGCCTTCGACCCCGACGGCAAGGCCAGCGCCATCATCGAAAAGCCCGAGGTGCCGCCGTCGGATTACGCCGTCACCGGGCTTTATTTCCTCGACGGCACCGCGCCGGCGCGGGCGCGCGAGGTCAAGCCCTCGGCCCGGGGCGAGCTCGAGATCACCACGCTTCTGGAAACCTATCTGCACGAGGGCAGCCTGACGGTCGAGCGCATGGGCCGCGGCTTTGCCTGGCTCGACACCGGCACCCACGCCAGCCTGCTCGATGCCGGCAATTTCGTGCGCACGCTGGAACAGCGCCAAGGCCTCCAGACCGGCTGCCCCGAGGAGATTGCCTTCGAGGCCGGCTGGATCTCGGCCGACGACCTGCGCGCGCGGGCCAAGCTGTTCTCGAAGAACGCTTACGGCAAATATCTGCTGCGGGTGCTGGGAGAGGCGGGCTGA